The genomic region CCAAAAACAGTAGCTAAATCTATGCTGCCGGTTTCTCAACGCTGAAAATAGAGATTGGTTGGTTAAAGATTCAATCTTTAATCAGCCAATCTCCGTCAAAATTCTTATTCACGGTGATGTGCTAACACGCGGGATAACTTCCTGGATTATGGGTTATCTGTCAAATCGGGCAGGTCTTCAAAATCACCAATGTTTACCAGATACATGTTAGAATAGGCAGTCAGGTCGGACGTGTACAAAATTGATTGGCCATCCGGGGTGAAACGGGGGTGGCAATGCGCGTGCTGGTCATTAAAGGTGCTGCGGTGGAAGGAGAGAATTTTGGGGCCAATATATTCCTCGCCGTTCCATTTGAACAATTGGATGAACGGCCGCACCGGCTCACCTTTGACCCCGGCGCTGCTAAACACCGAGGCCGGGGTGCCGTCGCCCACAATCAGGTCTTCGTTCAGGCTGTGGAAGTGAATGGAACGGAAGGGAAACCGGCGCTCAATGTGGCCGCTGTTATCCCATTTGAGGAACCCAAACAGGTGCAGGTCGTCGCCGGTGCGGGTGCTGCCGTGGTAGCCAATGCGTTTGCCGTCGGCAAACCAATATTCGTGCCCCACCGAAACATCGCCCTTTTGCGGGCGGATTTTCCATGTTTCGCCGGTTTGAATATTCAAGCCCCATATGCGCTGCTCCACCCAATCCCAGGGGCCTTCGTGGCAATAGGTCATAATGTCCGGTAGCGCAGGCGAGGTGTTGACGTGGGTCATGTAACGCCGGT from Anaerolineae bacterium harbors:
- a CDS encoding PD40 domain-containing protein, producing the protein RRYMTHVNTSPALPDIMTYCHEGPWDWVEQRIWGLNIQTGETWKIRPQKGDVSVGHEYWFADGKRIGYHGSTRTGDDLHLFGFLKWDNSGHIERRFPFRSIHFHSLNEDLIVGDGTPASVFSSAGVKGEPVRPFIQLFKWNGEEYIGPKILSFHRSTFNDQHAHCHPRFTPDGQSILYTSDLTAYSNMYLVNIGDFEDLPDLTDNP